In Mytilus edulis chromosome 8, xbMytEdul2.2, whole genome shotgun sequence, the genomic window TTGATTCCGGATTTTATGATAAGTTTTTATGTCGATAAAATTTACGTATAATTTTactttcaacaaaatatggatttttTTCGACATATGTTTGTCATTAATATAGTTTATACAATCATTTCAAGGGAATTTCGGTTTATTTTGGGCTTGCTTGTACGATGAAAATGAAGTCTTTTGTTTCAGTGCTCTGTATTTTGTTCTCTGGAGTGTTTTCTAAAAATGCTTTAAAAAGAAATGAACCTGAGAAAAATCAGAAAAGCAATCCACTGATTTGGCTAATTTTACAACAAAATGAACAATTACATGCATTAAGAGCTCGTTTGGTTAAGCTCCGAGATATAGCACATGAAAACCAAAAAGACATGATTTCTCTGAAAAGAGACATGGTGGCTTTGATATCTAGATTCGGGAATTTTGCCATTGATAGAAATGATAAATCGCTTGATGAAATAAGTTCTAAAGTTATTGCAGTCGCAAACAGAAGGAGAATCGACCATTTAACTACAAAATTAGAAAAGTTTGACAATCGCAAATTAGAAAAGCAAATTAAGAAACAGGTGTTATCACAGATGGAAAGTTTCAACAGTAACAGAGGTAACTCAGGTACGTTTGAAATACTATTTAACATATATAAGTTCAATATACAGATCATCCTGCCTTAATCCCTTAAAAGGCTGTATTGCATACGCAAAAATTAAATGAACATATATGTCTCGGAGGACAATTTGTAAATTATTCTAATAGATATAGCAGTAATCCAATCAAATCATTCATTATGCATTTATCAATTATCATTGCCTTTAACAAGAAAGGTACGTACATGTACCATTAGTAAAGTAAGAATTGTTTACCCGTCCGGCACACCTTAATTCACACGGTTTTGCTTGGCGGGTTTAACTAACAATCAACTAAAAGAACAACTCCTTTTATAAGTGAAGTATTCTGGTATGTGCTCGATGGCTTTTTTtaaatagtgattaagataaatACACAATATTAACTACTGTACTACTATTTTTGACAAGTTTACCTATTACTGTAATaggtaaacatttcaaaaatagtAGTAAAGTAGTTAATATTGTGTATTTATCTTAATAATAcatcttttgttttgttcatacatgttgTAAGtctaatggaattttatgcaactgtcatacaaatgagagatCAAACTAGCTAATTCACTACGTctgtaatatgacagttgtttgaaCTTTCGATTATAACATTCGATTATGGATTTTCCGTTTTGGATTTCCCCCGGTTCCATTATTTTAATGAACTAGCTTTTTGACAGTAAGCTTGACGTTTGTATGAAGTTAAAATGACAAGTCGTTTTAGTCTAGCAAACTTTTAAACATTACACAATTAAAATGGTAGAAATAGTTACTTTCTGTCAACAGTTTCGATTAATACGTCTCAACGTTTACTTCTGACATCACTATAGAAATCAACGGAAAAGTAAATTGAAATGGTATATgtcataacaaaaataaatactaaTCAATATCATATTCGTCTTATTCtattcttatttaatatatagtaaatatttaattaatttcaatttatCTTACCTATTCATTACAACTCAGATTTGTTAACTTACTAAATAACAAAACCAAAAATACTTGAAAGAGAAATTACCCAGGAAGCAATgtgttttttattcagaaatactTGTCATTTGGTGTGTTTTTGCAATtttgaacgtttttttttaatgtaaaaagaaGATGTAGGGTTAAGTTTATGTAGATACAAAATGGGTTAAATGTTTTGATTATAAAATTTTCAGGCTATTTGTGATCATTTGTTTTCTCGATGAAAATGTTTCACGTTTTGTTATTTTTGGCCTTTTAAAGCTTATTATAAGATTGTATTTTTGTTGGCTTATTGTTGATGGTCATtatggtggcctatagttgttatagtaattttctatatatttcatttctaagttgttttatttatttctttaattgtatgtgattgtaATTTGCTCTGgtttcacatgtcaatgtgactgagtgtttttaaaataatgcaTATTGTACTTGTACTTGTCCTTCGGTGTTTGGTTGATTGTTTTCGTACTAGCAATATTACTATTATTCTTTCGTTTATTTTAAGCAATTTATTTACAGGTGGAGGGGATACATATGTTCGGTGGGGAAGAAGTACCTGTCCATCGAAAAATGGAACTAAACTGGTATATTCTGGTAAGTGCGCATATTCAAACGTAGTAAGCTCGATAGTAATCATAAAATATACGTCGCGAGGTTAATTTGTACCCTTATACATATTAAACGTTtttattttaagaagaaaatttCATTACCAATAATTGGTATTTCAAATACCAAGTAGTATTTTATATAGTATTATTGTGTAAGTAACATTACATAATACACTGCTTGATAATCAAATTTGATTTAGAACATACAGCACATGTTGAAGGGTATATTTAATGATACGGAGGACATGGTAATGATCCACATACATTTCTAATCATGAAAAATTACATCTATCAGGAATTTAACTACAAAGTAGATGACTAATAAGAAGTCATGACTTTACACTATTTTACAGTAACAAGCATATCAATAAAAGTAAAGAATCGAGATTACTCTCTTCAAAATTAATGATTTCCGAACTAAATctataaagaaaaatatgtgtGTGGATGGCTTTACTTTAAACATACTTTATTTCGCAAatcatgtacatgacatacaCATATGAATACAGTAATACATTGGATAGCTTTGCATGATGGTATAGTTGTATGcgtgtccatttttttttttttttttttttgcttatagGTCACGCAGGTGGTGGTTGGTACAATCATCCAGGGGCACCTGCGGAGCCGGTATGCCTTCCAACAGATCCTAATTTCTTGCAAAAATCTGGTAGCAATAACGCTTTCATATACGGAATGGAATACGAATCCGATACCCTTGGTACGAAAGCTATCGACAACGATGTCCCATGCAGTGTCTGTCATGTTCAATTAGGAACAACAATCATGATACCTGGAAAAACAACATGCAATAAAGGCTGGACATTGGAGTATGCAGGAAATTTAGCTGCAGGCGCCGTAAGCCATCCCGCCCCCTCTACCTATGTATGTATCGATTTGAACCCTGAATACATTCACCATGGAAGTGCTAACTACAATGGTAAGCTGTTGTACGATGTAGTCGGCCAATGTGGATCATTGCCATGTCCTCCGTATCATGAAGCATACCCTTTAACATGTGCTGTATGTTCGAAatgaattcaaaaattaaaaatatattttaatattgtgtttgaTACTActtgttttctttaaatattcCACTTGCAAGAATAGATTTACAAAGCTATTTCATACACAACCATCTTAGCAGAAGCGATTTAAATAAAAcagtatatgatttttttttttgtatactatCTGTTTAATCATGACAACATTTAATATCTAatagaatatatttattattcaaGCAATATAATTAATAACAACACATACTACGTTGAATTAAACAGCTACATtacttttcattttatttgttttctctttgttttttattagttttCTTTGTAGTTTTTAGGGGGAAAATTTTAGCCATAATGATTTGTCTGAAAAGTCCTGaaaaatttataaactagatgGCAATGAATATCTAATTCGTCTATCGAAAAATCTTCTTCCTCATGACATTATCTAAGTCAACCCAGCAACCTAGTTTCTACTTAAATACTGTTTTATGTCATGATGCTACTAGAGTAAAAACTACATACCTTTTACCGACATGAGTTAAGTCGTAGGGGTACTAGGGGTTTTGATTAaatttgcttaatttttttggtgttgtatttggaaaaaaaatatttttctaatgttTATGCTTTTGTTATTGAAAATGCAAGTTGTTCTTGTATTACTTCGTCTAGGTAAACTTTCTatttcatcttttaatttttgacaagtcttgtatttataatatttaccGAAACTGACCATGATGTCATTTAATAAACTGCAGTACACgagacacagaaaaaaaaagactgaGCATCATAAACCTTACCAAAATGAGGATGATCTAAGGTGTTttggaaggataagcagattaacctccacatgttgcacccatCGTGTTGTTCATATAAGTTCAAACCAAGTTATAACTCTTATTTAGTAGATCACATTTGGGGGAAAGGGAACAGGATTTTAGTAACGATATTAGAAACATTTCCGTCGTCATCTAAAAGCAGATACTCGATTACTGTCAAACTTGTGTCCGTAAAATTATCAAAGGGATGgtttaaacttcaccatttggaacatGTGGAACTCTTGGTTGTGTATCTCCCTTTTTAGAAGCAATCCTCTATCACGGATATCATACAAGCCCTCGAATATCATATCAAGTGAgagatattattagttacatagtgtgctagtgaccaaatacggtatatatggggtcagtaaatttcatatggggttAGAGCGGAGCTTGAATCCCCATACGGAATTTACTAACCCCATATATACTGTATTGGGTCattagcacactatgtaacgaatttatcttaccgactatcttaacgggTAAAATGTAGACTAGTGACCtttcaaaatgagcaagtcttcaatactatAAGCATTGAGAAACTACTCCCACTGAGCACAAACAGATGcgaacaataacaacttgttaggtttaactgtgttttatgcatttatttcaatattaatcatcACTTTcgtcgtctgttgaaacctttatgATTTTTTCTCAGtgccgttttgtttttataaacaaacGTAACagcactactaaccgtgtatgaaataagccccgcctccttactaacctaatattaaatatacacggtgtGCACGCGAATGCTTTTAACCAATcccattcctagaaatgtataggaggtaggATAAATTATTCGTATGCAGTTGCTGTTCAAATGTTTCTATATATTCTATATATGAATTGAAGGTTTTGTTTTAGGAGAACCCCCATTTGGTTATGGCGTAACGAAGGACATTTAACACAATAAATCGGTACAAATTTAATGTGAGAGTTTGTCTGTCCAATTTCCTATAATAGGTACAGTGTagtaaaacatacaaataaacacTAAAATTATTCGCCTATTCTACAACTATGAAAAATGCAACATATAAAAGTCTTTATATatcataaactgttatcacagagatatgtctcgcctttttgtaatattgataatgcaaatgttgaaattaaagtaCTTCACATGTAAGtaatgcaaatattcaaagtcgatgaaccatgactgaaggtacatggctaaacaatctccatggaatgagatgtgccaatgctaatacaactgcataacaAATAGTAATACCATTAACTTATTATAAGTCATtacctttaaacaaacctaaacacaaacatgAACTTGTAAACTTTAAAGtttaaagtttcaaagtcaatgaaccatgatcaGGGGTGGGAccatataatctccatggaaacgataCTTTCAAATGCCAATacatttgcataccaaatatcattgacttaacattagcagttcatcttaaactgatcttatcacaaactaatacatgtaatcaAAGCAAAAGtgtcaaagtcaatagaccatagaaatgagatatgccaatgtttatgcaactgcataccaattatcattgacctaccactagtgttTCACCATGAACAAGACCTattcacaaactaatacattgttgacgccgtcgccgccgccgccgacaccggaaacagcatacctatgtctcgctttttgactccgtcaaggcgagacaaaaattaAGTGAGAGGTCACCTGAAGGCCGCAAAAGTTACTAAACAATAAACAGGAAACCGCTAAAGACATACTTGAAATCCAAACCGATACTGCTAAATGTCCAGCGGTTGTAGGTTGTAGTAAGAAAACAAGAACTGATTCCAACAGAAATCAGAGAAAACTTTTTACCTTATAATCGTCATTGACTTGATCAGATGACAATATGCATACTACAAATCTAGGCTCAAGATAAATCTTAGCCACTTTTTGAAACGGAAAGCTAAGTTGTCAAACTTTTCCACTTTGATTTATCATGTGTTTTCAACAATGACCACCAGTCCTTCATCTTTCATTTGATTACTTAAATTA contains:
- the LOC139487086 gene encoding uncharacterized protein; the encoded protein is MKMKSFVSVLCILFSGVFSKNALKRNEPEKNQKSNPLIWLILQQNEQLHALRARLVKLRDIAHENQKDMISLKRDMVALISRFGNFAIDRNDKSLDEISSKVIAVANRRRIDHLTTKLEKFDNRKLEKQIKKQVLSQMESFNSNRGNSGGGDTYVRWGRSTCPSKNGTKLVYSGHAGGGWYNHPGAPAEPVCLPTDPNFLQKSGSNNAFIYGMEYESDTLGTKAIDNDVPCSVCHVQLGTTIMIPGKTTCNKGWTLEYAGNLAAGAVSHPAPSTYVCIDLNPEYIHHGSANYNGKLLYDVVGQCGSLPCPPYHEAYPLTCAVCSK